In Zea mays cultivar B73 chromosome 7, Zm-B73-REFERENCE-NAM-5.0, whole genome shotgun sequence, the following proteins share a genomic window:
- the LOC103632340 gene encoding HSP-interacting protein-like: protein MGKTPKKKKLSESGSRGSPRTSRCNSRSSQCSGEQISSHPAPAVDEDDAVFIGLASELKEEGTRLFQTRDYEGAAFKFDKAIKLLPQGHNDVAFLHCNIAACYMHMNPEEYHRAIDECNSALDASPAYTKALLKRARCFEALDRLDLACRDAEKALSLEPNNVTASELYESIKEVMQMEEDVSSLERQVASSSVHHEPAAAISSLAKERIQRRVSRKFRNSIVEEEVWEMIQGEEVDDDHGNNDDGQEDHAGSNEDDGDKERHSGSSNGKHNNSETQEKPCSLLQHRHGHHPEEKETKIFKNAAEQYSKQCGASATNEAAGQHSPGRRHGQDEHEKHLNEILVKGIQMPAEKGKHTATTTAQNNQASVVERRNKKHFEVGSHSRHTTTQERYERYANASASLPGKHSLLDEKYMPPERQITIRTSNYGGAREKHPKLYAGSSSRENHEAAREVVKKKFKFVHGDDIRIVLIPENCSLLQVMDIARYKYNPHLKSFLLKFMDKEGDLVTITSTEDLRWVEDLYPQVPVRLHIKEVSPEREITRDLVMPQQLSCLPEREPNLNHYSAHTTSDEYECGSSRRDDERSHPPCATDEWMVQFARLFKNHAGFDSDACVDLRDLGIRLYYEAMEDTITSEEAQEIFQAAEAKFQEMAALALFNWGNIHMSRARKRLVLSEDTSRESILAQVKAAYEWACTEYVKAGRKFEDSIDVKPDFYEGLIALGQQQFEQAKLSWRYADTCKVDMGTEVLELFNHAEDNMEKGMEMWEGIEYLRVKGLSKSRKGKAAAVVDKLVALSEQGKDLSPDEAFEQASNMRSQLNISWGTILYERSVVEFKLGLSSWEESLQEAIEKFKTGGASVADISVMVKNHCVNGNNQEGLSFNIDEIVQAWNEMYDAKKLKNGSSSFRLEPIFRRRPSKLHNILEHMHCT, encoded by the exons ATGGGGAAGACACCGAAGAAGAAGAAACTAAGTGAATCGGGATCGAGAGGCAGCCCGAGAACCAGCAGGTGCAACTCGAGGAGCAGCCAATGCAGCGGCGAGCAGATCAGCTCGCACCCAGCGCCAGCGGTGGACGAGGACGACGCCGTCTTCATCGGGCTGGCCTCCGAGCTGAAGGAGGAAGGCACGAGGCTATTCCAGACCAGGGACTACGAGGGGGCGGCGTTCAAGTTCGACAAGGCGATCAAGCTGTTGCCGCAGGGCCACAACGACGTGGCCTTCCTCCACTGCAACATCGCGGCATGCTACATGCACATGAACCCCGAGGAGTACCACCGTGCCATCGACGAGTGCAACTCGGCGCTGGATGCGTCGCCGGCGTACACGAAGGCGCTGCTCAAGAGGGCTCGGTGTTTCGAGGCACTGGATAGGCTAGATCTAGCTTGTAGGGACGCGGAGAAGGCTCTGAGCCTGGAGCCGAACAACGTGACGGCGTCGGAGCTGTACGAGAGCATCAAGGAGGTGATGCAGATGGAGGAGGACGTGTCGTCGCTGGAGAGACAGGTTGCGTCGTCGTCGGTCCACCACGAGCCTGCTGCTGCCATCAGTAGTCTCGCCAAGGAGAGGATACAGAGGAGGGTGTCGCGGAAATTTAGGAACTCAATCGTGGAGGAGGAGGTGTGGGAGATGATTCAGGGGGAGGAAGTGGACGACGATCATGGGAATAACGACGATGGCCAAGAGGACCATGCTGGGAGTAACGAGGATGATGGCGACAAAGAGAGACACAGCGGCAGTAGTAATGGGAAGCATAATAATTCAGAGACGCAGGAGAAGCCCTGCAGCCTGCTGCAGCACAGGCACGGGCACCACCCTGAAGAGAAAGAGACGAAAATCTTCAAGAACGCCGCCGAGCAGTACAGCAAGCAGTGTGGTGCCAGTGCCACGAACGAAGCTGCAGGGCAGCACTCTCCGGGGAGGAGGCATGGCCAAGATGAGCATGAGAAGCATCTCAACGAGATCCTGGTGAAAGGCATCCAGATGCCTGCTGAGAAGGGAAAGCacacggcgacgacgacggcacAGAATAATCAAGCCAGCGTCGTGGAGAGGCGTAATAAGAAGCATTTTGAGGTGGGCAGCCATAGCAGGCATACGACGACGCAGGAAAGATACGAGAGATACGCCAACGCCAGCGCCAGCCTGCCGGGGAAGCACTCCTTACTGGACGAAAAGTACATGCCGCCAGAACGGCAAATCACCATCAGGACATCGAACTACGGTGGTGCTAGAGAAAAGCATCCAAAACTATAcgccggcagcagcagcagggagAACCATGAGGCTGCCAGAGAGGTGGTGAAGAAGAAGTTCAAGTTCGTTCACGGGGACGACATAAGGATCGTCCTAATCCCCGAGAACTGCAGCCTGTTGCAGGTGATGGACATCGCCCGGTACAAGTACAACCCGCACCTCAAGTCGTTCCTTCTCAAGTTCATGGACAAGGAGGGGGACCTGGTGACCATCACCTCCACCGAAGATCTGAGGTGGGTGGAGGACCTCTACCCGCAGGTGCCCGTCCGGCTGCACATCAAGGAGGTGAGCCCCGAGCGGGAGATCACCAGGGACCTGGTGATGCCCCAGCAGCTGTCCTGTCTCCCTGAGCGAGAGCCGAACCTGAACCACTACAGCGCCCACACTACCTCCGACGAGTACGAGTGCGGGAGCTCGAGGAGGGACGACGAGCGGAGTCACCCTCCTTGCGCCACCGACGAGTGGATGGTGCAGTTCGCTCGCCTGTTCAAGAACCACGCCGGCTTCGACTCCGACGCGTGCGTGGACCTCCGCGACCTCGGCATCCGGCTCTACTACGAGGCCATGGAGGACACCATCACGAGCGAGGAGGCGCAGGAGATATTCCAGGCGGCGGAGGCCAAGTTCCAGGAGATGGCGGCGCTGGCGCTCTTCAACTGGGGCAACATCCACATGTCCCGCGCCAGGAAGCGCCTGGTTCTATCCGAGGACACCTCCAGGGAGTCCATACTCGCCCAGGTGAAGGCCGCGTACGAGTGGGCCTGCACCGAGTACGTCAAGGCCGGCAGGAAGTTCGAGGACTCCATAGACGTGAAGCCCGACTTCTACGAGGGCCTCATCGCGCTCGGGCAGCAGCAGTTCGAGCAGGCCAAGCTCTCGTGGCGCTACGCCGACACGTGCAAGGTGGACATGGGAACCGAGGTGCTGGAGCTCTTCAACCACGCTGAAGACAACATGGAGAAGGGGATGGAGATGTGGGAAGGGATCGAGTATCTGCGAGTCAAAGGGCTGTCCAAGTCGAGGAAGGGGAAGGCGGCCGCGGTGGTGGACAAGCTGGTGGCCCTCAGTGAGCAGGGAAAAGATCTGTCGCcggatgaagcctttgagcaggcATCCAACATGCGCTCGCAGCTCAACATCTCGTGGGGCACCATTCTCTACGAACGCTCCGTTGTGGAATTCAAGCTGGGGCTTTCTAGCTGGGAGGAAAGCCTTCAGGAGGCCATTGAGAAGTTTAAGACCGGAGGCGCTTCCGTAGCGGACATCAGCGTCATGGTGAAGAACCACTGTGTCAACGGAAACAATCAAGAAG GATTAAGCTTCAACATCGATGAGATAGTGCAGGCATGGAATGAAATGTACGATGCGAAAAAGTTAAAAAACGGTAGCTCCTCTTTCCGGCTCGAACCTATATTTCGGAGGAGGCCTTCAAAGCTGCATAATATACTAGAGCACATGCACTGCACGTGA